A window of the Flavobacterium sangjuense genome harbors these coding sequences:
- the murD gene encoding UDP-N-acetylmuramoyl-L-alanine--D-glutamate ligase, whose product MKRLVILGGGESGVGTAILGKKQGYDVFVSDFGEIKDNYREVLKQYEIKWEDETHTENLILNADVVMKSPGIPEKAPIVKKLLEKGIPVISEIEFTVQFTNAKTIGITGSNGKTTTTMLAYHLLKQGGLNVGLGGNIGKSFAWQVAEENYDCYVLELSSFQLDGIVKYRPDIAIITNISPDHLDRYEYKYENYIASKFRITMNQTENDYLIYDADDEAIEEWFKTNKTKAKLVPFSLTKTFENGAFIKNDTMDIIINNEEFEMKTGEVSLEGKHNMKNAMAATSVAALMKIRKETIRESLSNFQGVEHRLEKVLKIHNVQYINDSKATNVNATFFALDSMTVPTVWIVGGVDKGNDYSEIMSLVREKVKAIICLGVDNKKIIDAFGNVVDMMVEVDNMRDAVVTAMHIAEKGDAVLLSPACASFDLFQNYEDRGNQFKAAVKNL is encoded by the coding sequence ATGAAACGATTGGTCATACTTGGCGGTGGAGAAAGTGGTGTTGGAACGGCCATTTTGGGTAAGAAACAAGGATACGATGTTTTTGTTTCTGACTTTGGAGAAATAAAAGACAATTACAGAGAAGTTCTTAAACAATATGAAATTAAGTGGGAAGACGAAACCCATACCGAAAACCTGATTCTGAATGCTGATGTGGTAATGAAAAGTCCGGGAATTCCGGAAAAAGCGCCAATAGTAAAAAAGCTTTTGGAAAAAGGAATTCCGGTGATTTCTGAAATTGAGTTTACAGTTCAGTTTACCAATGCGAAAACCATCGGAATCACAGGAAGCAATGGCAAAACAACAACGACAATGTTAGCCTATCATTTGCTGAAACAAGGCGGATTGAATGTTGGATTAGGAGGGAACATTGGTAAGAGTTTCGCCTGGCAGGTAGCCGAAGAAAATTATGATTGTTATGTGTTGGAATTGAGCAGTTTTCAGTTGGATGGAATTGTAAAATACAGACCGGACATAGCCATAATAACAAACATTAGTCCGGATCATTTGGACCGATATGAATATAAATATGAAAACTATATCGCATCAAAATTTAGAATAACAATGAACCAAACAGAGAACGATTATCTCATCTATGACGCAGATGACGAAGCAATCGAAGAATGGTTCAAAACAAACAAAACAAAAGCCAAATTAGTTCCTTTTTCATTAACAAAAACATTTGAAAACGGAGCATTTATAAAAAACGACACTATGGACATCATCATCAACAACGAAGAATTTGAAATGAAAACCGGAGAAGTTTCTCTGGAAGGAAAGCACAACATGAAAAACGCCATGGCAGCAACGTCAGTAGCTGCACTGATGAAAATCAGAAAGGAAACTATTCGTGAAAGTCTATCCAATTTTCAAGGCGTAGAACATCGTTTGGAAAAAGTACTCAAAATTCACAATGTGCAATACATCAACGATAGCAAAGCGACCAATGTGAATGCAACTTTCTTTGCTTTAGACAGCATGACTGTGCCAACCGTTTGGATAGTCGGTGGTGTTGATAAAGGAAATGATTACAGCGAAATTATGTCGTTAGTTCGCGAAAAAGTAAAAGCAATCATTTGCCTTGGTGTCGACAACAAAAAAATAATTGATGCTTTTGGAAATGTTGTAGATATGATGGTTGAAGTTGATAATATGCGTGATGCCGTAGTAACTGCGATGCATATAGCTGAAAAAGGAGATGCAGTTTTATTATCTCCGGCTTGTGCGAGTTTCGACTTATTTCAAAACTACGAAGACAGAGGAAATCAATTTAAAGCAGCGGTTAAGAATTTATAA
- a CDS encoding FtsW/RodA/SpoVE family cell cycle protein, with protein sequence MKELVNSLKGDKVIWAFVALLALFSFMPVFSASSNLAYMRHGSGNAFTYLLKHAAQVLVGFFILYKVHKVPYHYFRTISKILLPVVWILLIYTLLKGTIIEGANASRWIQIPFIGITFQTSTLASIVLYVFVARYLSKKRETPITFQNSLWELWTPVFITLIFILPANFSTAALIFSMVLMLVFIGKYPLKYIGIIVGAGIIGLTFFILVAKAFPDAFPNRVDTWIARIDNFTSDKPDEDDYQIEKAKIAIASGGVYGLGPGKSVQKNFLPQSSSDFIYAIIVEEYGMFGGLCVLGLYLLLLFRFVVAAHKANSLFGKLVVVGLGFPIIFQAMTNMAVAVELLPVTGQTLPLISSGGSSIWMTCIALGIILSVTKKEEEIAEEQAEKQKREDALQKLIDKQLQEDEAAELEDFSIVDKANPMSAVLNK encoded by the coding sequence ATGAAAGAACTAGTAAACAGCTTAAAAGGAGATAAAGTCATCTGGGCATTCGTTGCCTTGTTGGCGTTGTTTTCGTTTATGCCTGTTTTTAGCGCGAGTAGCAATTTGGCCTATATGCGTCATGGTTCCGGAAATGCCTTTACCTATTTGCTGAAACACGCAGCACAGGTTTTGGTTGGGTTTTTTATTCTATACAAAGTTCATAAAGTTCCGTATCATTATTTCAGAACAATATCCAAAATCCTATTGCCGGTCGTTTGGATTTTGCTGATTTACACCTTGCTCAAAGGAACTATCATTGAAGGTGCCAACGCCAGTCGATGGATACAGATTCCGTTTATTGGCATCACGTTTCAAACATCAACATTGGCTTCAATCGTACTGTATGTTTTTGTGGCGCGCTATTTATCCAAGAAAAGAGAAACACCAATCACGTTCCAAAACTCACTTTGGGAATTGTGGACGCCCGTTTTTATTACGTTAATTTTTATTCTTCCGGCGAATTTTTCCACCGCGGCCTTGATATTTTCGATGGTTTTGATGTTGGTTTTTATTGGAAAATATCCGCTGAAATATATCGGAATCATAGTCGGTGCCGGAATCATTGGATTGACATTTTTCATATTGGTTGCCAAAGCTTTTCCGGATGCTTTCCCTAATCGTGTGGATACTTGGATTGCCCGAATTGATAACTTCACAAGTGACAAACCAGATGAAGATGATTATCAAATCGAAAAGGCAAAAATTGCCATTGCTTCAGGCGGTGTTTACGGACTTGGACCTGGGAAAAGTGTGCAAAAAAATTTCCTGCCGCAATCTTCTTCCGATTTTATCTATGCCATCATTGTTGAAGAATATGGAATGTTTGGAGGATTATGTGTTCTGGGATTGTATCTGTTATTGCTATTCCGATTCGTAGTAGCAGCACACAAAGCCAATTCGCTTTTTGGAAAACTCGTCGTCGTTGGCTTAGGTTTTCCTATAATTTTTCAGGCGATGACCAATATGGCGGTTGCGGTAGAATTGTTGCCGGTAACCGGACAAACATTGCCACTGATTAGTAGTGGAGGAAGTTCTATTTGGATGACTTGTATCGCACTCGGAATTATTTTGAGCGTGACTAAAAAAGAAGAAGAAATTGCCGAAGAACAAGCTGAAAAACAAAAACGTGAAGATGCTTTACAAAAGCTAATCGATAAACAATTACAGGAAGACGAAGCAGCAGAATTGGAAGATTTTTCAATTGTTGACAAAGCAAATCCAATGAGTGCTGTGCTAAATAAATAA
- a CDS encoding FtsL-like putative cell division protein, which translates to MKKGVYSILKARFLVNEDATRNWRFIVFLFLLALLMIGNTHRFEQKVFRITELTNEVKELRSEFVDKRSELMKLKMESTVSEKMEERKIFPSSVPPQKIKVKKPVEKSFFQKLWQ; encoded by the coding sequence ATGAAAAAAGGAGTTTACAGCATATTAAAAGCTCGATTTTTAGTCAATGAAGATGCTACGAGAAATTGGCGATTCATTGTGTTTCTGTTCCTCTTAGCGCTTTTGATGATAGGTAATACACACCGATTTGAGCAAAAGGTTTTCCGCATCACCGAATTGACAAATGAAGTAAAAGAATTGCGCTCCGAGTTTGTTGACAAACGCTCCGAATTAATGAAGTTAAAAATGGAATCGACAGTTTCAGAAAAAATGGAAGAAAGAAAAATTTTTCCATCGTCAGTTCCGCCACAAAAGATAAAAGTTAAAAAACCAGTAGAAAAAAGTTTCTTTCAAAAACTATGGCAGTAG
- the murC gene encoding UDP-N-acetylmuramate--L-alanine ligase gives MNLNQIHNVYFIGIGGIGMSALARYFQNIGKNVSGYDKTPTMLTDELIAGGMSIHFEDNISLIPTDYYVENTLVIITPAVPISHSEWNYFIEREYTVKKRAEVLGIITKDTFCFAVAGTHGKTTTSSILGHLLYESGADVTAFIGGIVENYHSNLIGNGKTVTVVEADEFDRSFLHLHPNIACVTSMDADHLDIYGDKNAIEDSFREFADKVEDKTKIFVPKGLPLEGFTVGIDEDATFKAFNIRIENGYYVFDVQTPSETIENIQFGLPGRHNLMNAMMALAMAKTFGSPTKTIAKAMASFKGIQRRFSYQIKNENLVYIDDYAHHPTEINAVHQAVRELYPNEKVLAIFQPHLFSRTKDFADDFAKSLSQFDEILLLDIYPARELPMEGITSAWLLSKIDNPKKKLISKTDLIPSILKSDAKIIVTIGAGDIGELVPKIKQALL, from the coding sequence ATGAATCTAAACCAAATACATAACGTCTATTTCATCGGAATCGGTGGCATCGGAATGAGTGCTTTGGCTCGTTATTTCCAAAACATTGGGAAAAACGTTTCGGGTTACGACAAGACTCCGACCATGCTTACGGATGAACTGATTGCTGGCGGAATGTCGATTCATTTTGAAGACAACATCAGCTTGATTCCAACCGATTATTACGTTGAAAACACTTTGGTTATTATCACTCCGGCCGTTCCCATTTCACATTCGGAATGGAATTATTTTATCGAAAGAGAGTATACGGTAAAAAAGCGTGCGGAAGTTTTAGGAATCATTACCAAAGACACCTTTTGTTTTGCCGTTGCAGGAACGCACGGAAAGACAACAACATCGAGTATACTGGGTCATCTTTTGTATGAAAGTGGTGCGGATGTTACAGCTTTTATAGGTGGTATTGTAGAAAACTATCACTCCAATTTAATTGGAAATGGTAAAACAGTAACCGTGGTCGAAGCCGATGAATTCGATCGTTCGTTCCTGCATCTGCATCCCAATATTGCTTGTGTAACTTCAATGGATGCCGACCATTTGGATATTTATGGTGATAAAAATGCGATTGAAGATTCTTTCAGAGAATTTGCCGATAAAGTAGAAGACAAAACTAAAATATTTGTTCCAAAAGGGTTGCCATTAGAAGGATTTACCGTCGGAATTGATGAAGATGCAACTTTCAAGGCATTTAACATCAGAATTGAAAATGGTTATTATGTTTTTGATGTGCAAACGCCATCCGAAACTATCGAAAATATACAGTTCGGTTTACCCGGAAGACATAATTTGATGAATGCCATGATGGCTTTAGCAATGGCTAAAACTTTTGGTTCCCCAACCAAAACCATTGCTAAAGCTATGGCTTCATTTAAAGGAATCCAACGCCGGTTTTCGTATCAGATTAAGAATGAAAATCTCGTTTATATTGATGATTATGCACATCATCCAACCGAAATTAATGCGGTGCATCAGGCAGTTCGCGAATTGTATCCAAACGAAAAAGTTCTGGCAATTTTCCAACCGCATTTGTTTAGCAGAACCAAAGATTTTGCCGATGATTTTGCCAAAAGCTTATCGCAATTCGATGAAATTTTGTTGTTAGATATTTATCCGGCACGCGAATTACCAATGGAAGGAATTACGTCAGCTTGGCTGCTTTCCAAAATAGATAATCCGAAGAAAAAATTGATTTCAAAAACCGATTTAATTCCGTCAATTTTAAAAAGTGACGCTAAAATAATTGTAACAATTGGCGCCGGAGATATTGGTGAATTAGTTCCGAAAATTAAACAAGCATTATTATGA
- the murG gene encoding undecaprenyldiphospho-muramoylpentapeptide beta-N-acetylglucosaminyltransferase gives MGKLKFILSGGGTGGHIYPAIAIANELKLRFPDAEFLFVGAEDKMEMQKVPQAGYEIEGLWISGLQRKLTLQNLMFPLKVTSSLLTSRKILKAFKPDVVIGTGGFASGPLLQMANMMKIPTVIQEQNSYPGITNKLLSKKANVICVAYENLERFFPKEKIVFTGNPVRQDLLEIDSKRKEALKHFNLNPNKKTLLVLGGSLGARRLNQLIEKEIYNLVSKDIQIIWQCGKLYYHDYNHFSDGQLVQVVSFIDRMDLVYAAADFVISRAGASSVSELCLVGKPVIFIPSPNVAEDHQTKNAKAIVDKNGAILIKESELDFTFEPIFSNLIFNENLQRELSENIKKLAKPNATKDIVEQIVKLIK, from the coding sequence TTGGGGAAATTAAAATTCATATTAAGTGGTGGCGGAACCGGTGGACATATCTACCCGGCGATTGCAATTGCCAATGAATTAAAGTTGCGTTTTCCCGATGCCGAATTTCTTTTCGTTGGTGCCGAAGACAAAATGGAAATGCAAAAGGTGCCGCAGGCAGGTTATGAGATTGAAGGACTTTGGATTTCCGGGTTGCAACGAAAACTAACCTTGCAAAACCTGATGTTCCCATTGAAAGTTACCAGCAGTTTGTTGACATCGCGAAAAATATTAAAAGCATTCAAACCTGATGTCGTAATTGGAACAGGCGGTTTTGCCAGTGGCCCATTATTACAGATGGCAAATATGATGAAGATTCCAACGGTGATTCAGGAACAAAATTCTTATCCGGGAATTACAAATAAATTGTTAAGTAAAAAGGCTAATGTAATTTGTGTGGCCTATGAAAATTTAGAGCGGTTTTTTCCAAAAGAAAAAATTGTTTTCACAGGAAATCCGGTTCGCCAGGATTTATTGGAAATAGATTCGAAACGAAAAGAAGCACTTAAACATTTCAATTTAAATCCGAATAAAAAAACACTTTTAGTGCTTGGCGGAAGTCTTGGTGCAAGAAGATTAAATCAATTGATTGAAAAAGAAATCTACAATTTGGTTTCAAAAGATATTCAGATTATCTGGCAATGCGGCAAATTGTATTATCACGATTACAATCATTTTTCAGATGGGCAGCTGGTTCAGGTGGTGTCATTTATTGATCGAATGGATTTGGTTTACGCTGCCGCAGATTTTGTGATTTCCCGCGCCGGAGCATCATCGGTTTCGGAGTTGTGTTTGGTTGGAAAACCGGTAATTTTTATTCCGTCACCAAATGTGGCCGAAGACCATCAAACAAAAAATGCCAAAGCTATTGTAGATAAAAACGGTGCCATTTTGATTAAAGAAAGTGAATTGGATTTCACCTTCGAACCGATTTTTTCGAATTTGATTTTCAATGAAAATTTGCAAAGAGAATTGAGCGAAAACATTAAAAAGTTGGCAAAGCCAAATGCCACAAAAGATATTGTAGAACAGATTGTCAAATTAATAAAATAA
- a CDS encoding penicillin-binding protein has protein sequence MAVEDKHISYRIYLVAFSIFIMAVLVTFKLTKIQWSEGDYYRKLAKERTVRNFVIPANKGNIYSADGSLLATSIPNYNIRFDAVAPKSIDFEKSVKPLSDSLAKMLGKPSSFYHTQLRMARDNKNRYLLIARDLSYTEYIKIKGFPLFNLGANKGGMITEQETVREHPIGKIAERTIGYDRIDENGTRVGKGIEWSFRKYLNGKDGKVLKQKIAKGQWKPIRDVNEEDPQDGYDVISTIDVYIQDIAHHALLKQLKEYKAEHGCVVVMETKTGKVKAISNLGKLNPTDSTYFETTNYAIAESHEPGSTFKLVDMIALLDDNKIDTSAVYDSKGGIITYPSFKGEKVRDSHEGGYGRISLARGFEVSSNTIMVQAVYENYKNNPQEFVDRIDRMGLNKPLGLPFQGEGKPYIPQPGDKHWSALSLPWMAYGYGVSVTPLQTLTLYNAVANNGEMVKPQFVSEIKEWNKVIKKYDKQIINPKICSDETIKKLKAVMQNVVKKGTGSKLYSKDFSMAGKTGTAQANYGKNGGNDKHYISSFVGFFPAESPKYSCIVVVHKPNTSLNNYYGADVAGPVFKRIAQKIFTDSPSTNEIKNLNKKISRQEVAYNDYKIKSNSEIKVIPNLKGMSGMDAVALLGNLKLKVKVIGIGKVKKQSIPAGQSLDKNKTIILELS, from the coding sequence ATGGCAGTAGAAGATAAACATATCTCTTACCGAATTTATTTAGTTGCGTTCAGCATCTTCATAATGGCTGTACTAGTTACCTTCAAGTTGACCAAAATACAATGGTCCGAAGGTGATTACTACAGAAAATTAGCGAAAGAAAGAACCGTTAGAAACTTTGTGATTCCGGCGAATAAAGGAAATATTTATTCTGCAGACGGAAGTTTATTGGCAACATCAATCCCAAACTATAACATCCGGTTTGATGCTGTGGCTCCAAAAAGTATTGATTTTGAAAAAAGCGTAAAGCCATTGTCTGATTCATTGGCAAAAATGTTGGGCAAACCAAGTTCTTTTTATCATACGCAATTAAGAATGGCTCGTGACAACAAGAACAGATATTTATTGATTGCTCGTGATTTAAGCTATACAGAATATATAAAAATTAAAGGTTTTCCTCTTTTCAATTTAGGAGCTAACAAAGGCGGAATGATTACGGAACAGGAAACCGTTCGCGAACATCCAATCGGGAAAATTGCTGAAAGAACTATTGGCTATGATCGAATCGATGAAAACGGAACCCGCGTTGGTAAAGGAATTGAATGGTCTTTCAGAAAATATCTAAACGGAAAAGACGGCAAAGTTCTTAAACAAAAAATTGCCAAAGGACAATGGAAACCGATTCGCGATGTGAACGAAGAAGATCCGCAGGATGGCTATGATGTGATTTCTACTATTGATGTTTATATTCAGGATATTGCACACCACGCCTTATTGAAGCAATTGAAGGAATACAAAGCAGAACACGGCTGCGTTGTCGTAATGGAAACGAAGACGGGTAAAGTCAAGGCCATTTCCAATCTTGGAAAATTAAACCCAACAGATTCTACCTACTTCGAAACTACCAACTATGCCATAGCTGAATCACACGAACCTGGTTCAACTTTCAAACTGGTTGACATGATTGCCCTGCTTGATGATAATAAAATAGACACAAGCGCTGTGTATGACAGCAAAGGCGGAATCATAACTTACCCTTCTTTTAAAGGCGAAAAAGTCCGCGATTCCCACGAAGGTGGTTACGGAAGAATTTCTTTGGCTCGTGGTTTTGAAGTTTCTTCAAATACAATCATGGTTCAGGCAGTGTATGAAAATTATAAAAACAACCCACAGGAATTTGTAGACAGAATTGACAGAATGGGATTGAATAAACCATTAGGGCTTCCGTTTCAGGGTGAAGGGAAGCCTTATATTCCACAGCCAGGCGACAAACACTGGAGCGCGTTGTCATTGCCTTGGATGGCTTACGGTTATGGAGTTTCTGTGACGCCATTACAAACATTGACATTGTACAATGCAGTTGCCAATAATGGCGAAATGGTAAAACCACAATTTGTTTCTGAAATCAAGGAATGGAATAAAGTCATCAAAAAATACGACAAGCAGATTATCAATCCGAAAATCTGCTCTGATGAAACTATCAAGAAATTAAAAGCCGTAATGCAGAATGTGGTAAAAAAAGGAACAGGTTCGAAGTTGTATTCCAAAGATTTTTCTATGGCTGGTAAAACGGGAACAGCACAAGCCAATTATGGGAAAAACGGTGGAAATGACAAACATTATATTTCTTCATTTGTTGGATTCTTCCCTGCCGAAAGTCCAAAATATTCTTGTATAGTAGTGGTTCACAAGCCAAATACATCACTTAATAATTACTATGGTGCCGATGTTGCAGGGCCAGTTTTCAAGCGTATTGCGCAAAAGATTTTTACGGATTCGCCATCAACAAATGAAATCAAAAATCTGAATAAAAAAATCAGCAGACAGGAAGTGGCTTACAACGATTATAAAATCAAATCAAATTCTGAAATCAAAGTTATTCCAAATTTAAAAGGAATGAGCGGAATGGATGCGGTAGCGCTTTTGGGAAATTTAAAGCTGAAAGTAAAAGTTATTGGCATCGGAAAAGTAAAAAAACAATCAATTCCGGCGGGACAATCTTTAGATAAAAACAAAACAATCATACTCGAATTATCGTGA
- the mraY gene encoding phospho-N-acetylmuramoyl-pentapeptide-transferase — protein sequence MLYYLFEYLDKTMDIPGAGVFQYITFRSALALILSLMISTIYGKKIITFLRNQQVGETVRELGLEGQTQKAGTPTMGGLIIIIATLIPVLLLTKLNNIYIILLVVTTLWMGTIGFIDDYIKIFKKDKQGLKGIFKVVGQVGLGLVVGSVLYFNPSVTVRERSTTPISFNQTENVIQQTPAEIKSTVTTIPFTKNNELDYAKIIEWTGEGYENWAWLVFIPIVIFIITAVSNGANLTDGIDGLAAGTSAISVLALGIFAFVSGNVILSSYLNIMYIPNSGEMTVFISAFVGALIGFLWYNSFPATVFMGDTGSLTIGGIIAVLAISVRKEMLLPVLCAIFFAENLSVILQVSYFKYTKKRFGEGRRIFLMSPLHHHYQKKGYHESKIVTRFWIVAILLAIVSIVTLKLR from the coding sequence ATGCTATATTATTTATTTGAATACCTAGACAAAACAATGGACATTCCCGGAGCAGGAGTTTTCCAGTACATCACATTCCGTTCTGCTTTAGCGTTGATTCTTTCGTTAATGATTTCAACCATCTACGGAAAAAAAATCATCACTTTCCTGAGAAATCAGCAAGTAGGTGAAACTGTTAGAGAACTTGGTCTTGAAGGTCAAACTCAAAAAGCAGGAACACCAACAATGGGTGGATTAATCATCATCATTGCAACATTGATTCCGGTTTTGTTGTTAACCAAACTGAATAATATCTACATCATCCTTTTGGTGGTAACCACACTTTGGATGGGAACTATTGGGTTTATTGATGATTACATCAAAATCTTCAAAAAAGACAAACAAGGTTTAAAAGGAATTTTCAAAGTTGTTGGTCAGGTTGGTTTAGGTTTAGTTGTTGGCTCTGTGTTATATTTTAATCCAAGTGTAACGGTTAGAGAAAGATCAACAACACCAATTTCCTTCAATCAAACGGAGAATGTTATTCAACAAACACCAGCTGAGATTAAATCTACGGTAACTACAATTCCATTCACAAAAAACAACGAATTGGATTATGCCAAAATCATAGAATGGACAGGCGAAGGCTATGAAAACTGGGCATGGTTGGTGTTTATTCCAATTGTAATTTTCATCATTACTGCTGTTTCAAACGGAGCCAATTTAACTGATGGAATAGATGGCTTAGCCGCCGGAACGTCTGCTATTTCCGTACTCGCACTAGGAATTTTTGCTTTCGTTTCAGGTAACGTTATTCTTTCCAGCTACCTAAACATCATGTACATCCCAAATTCGGGTGAAATGACAGTCTTTATTTCGGCATTCGTAGGAGCATTAATCGGATTTCTTTGGTACAATTCGTTTCCGGCAACAGTATTTATGGGTGATACAGGAAGTTTAACCATTGGTGGAATCATCGCGGTTTTAGCTATTTCGGTTCGAAAAGAAATGTTACTGCCGGTATTGTGTGCCATCTTTTTTGCCGAAAATTTATCCGTAATCCTTCAGGTTTCTTATTTCAAATACACCAAGAAACGATTTGGCGAAGGAAGACGGATTTTCCTCATGTCGCCATTGCACCATCACTATCAAAAGAAAGGATATCACGAGAGTAAAATTGTAACCCGTTTTTGGATTGTGGCAATTCTGTTAGCCATAGTTTCTATTGTGACATTAAAATTGAGATAA
- a CDS encoding UDP-N-acetylmuramoyl-L-alanyl-D-glutamate--2,6-diaminopimelate ligase, which produces MIILKDILYKVAIESVKGSTEMCINKIEFDSRKVVENDVFIAIRGTVSNGHDFIEKAINLGATVIVCDTLPEVIVTGVTYIQVKDTNSALAFLAANFYGNPSQNLKLVGITGTNGKTTIASLLYQLFQKAGYKVGLLSTVKIMVDDKEYKATHTTPDSLTINYYLAEMSEMGVEYCFMEVSSHGIHQKRTEALHFEGGVFTNLSHDHLDYHPTFAEYRDVKKSFFDHLPKSAFALTNIDDKNGLVMIQNTAARKLTYALKSYADYKAQILENQLSGLLLKINESEVWVRLIGTFNAYNLLAIYGTAIELGLDKLEALRLLSELESVSGRFQFIVSNFQITAIVDYAHTPDALENVLKTINDIRSNNEQLITVVGCGGDRDKAKRPIMANIASTMSNKVIITSDNPRTEDPIDIIADMEEGVQPQNQRKTLSIVDRKQAIKTACQLAGPNDIILIAGKGHETYQEINGVRHDFDDMEIVKEILEQLDK; this is translated from the coding sequence GTGATTATTTTAAAAGACATATTATATAAAGTTGCCATCGAATCAGTAAAAGGTTCGACGGAAATGTGCATCAATAAAATTGAATTCGATTCAAGAAAAGTAGTAGAGAATGATGTTTTTATTGCCATTCGCGGTACTGTTTCCAATGGTCATGATTTTATCGAAAAAGCCATAAACCTTGGAGCAACCGTAATTGTTTGTGATACGTTACCTGAAGTAATTGTTACGGGAGTTACTTATATCCAGGTGAAAGATACCAATTCGGCTTTGGCATTTTTGGCGGCAAACTTTTATGGAAATCCATCACAAAATCTAAAATTAGTTGGCATCACCGGAACGAATGGTAAAACAACCATCGCTTCTTTATTATACCAATTATTCCAAAAAGCAGGTTACAAAGTTGGCTTGCTTTCTACCGTAAAAATCATGGTTGATGATAAAGAATACAAAGCAACGCACACTACACCGGATTCATTAACTATCAATTATTATTTGGCAGAAATGAGCGAAATGGGTGTTGAATACTGCTTTATGGAAGTGAGTTCACACGGAATTCATCAAAAACGTACCGAAGCCTTGCATTTTGAAGGTGGCGTTTTTACAAATCTGTCTCACGATCATTTAGATTATCATCCAACATTTGCGGAATACCGCGATGTGAAAAAATCATTTTTTGACCATTTGCCAAAATCGGCTTTTGCATTGACCAACATTGATGACAAAAACGGTTTGGTGATGATTCAAAATACGGCTGCCAGAAAACTGACGTACGCTTTGAAATCGTACGCCGATTATAAAGCGCAGATTCTGGAAAACCAATTATCAGGATTGTTATTGAAGATAAATGAAAGCGAAGTTTGGGTTCGATTAATCGGAACATTCAATGCTTATAATCTATTGGCTATCTATGGAACTGCAATCGAATTAGGATTAGACAAATTAGAAGCATTGCGATTATTATCAGAATTGGAAAGTGTTTCCGGACGTTTTCAATTTATTGTTTCCAATTTCCAAATTACCGCAATTGTTGATTATGCACATACGCCGGATGCTTTGGAAAATGTCTTGAAAACCATCAATGATATTCGCTCTAATAACGAACAATTGATAACTGTTGTAGGTTGTGGAGGCGATAGAGATAAAGCGAAAAGACCAATCATGGCAAACATTGCTTCAACCATGAGCAATAAAGTAATCATCACCTCTGACAATCCGAGAACCGAAGATCCAATCGACATTATTGCCGACATGGAAGAAGGTGTGCAACCTCAAAATCAAAGAAAAACGTTGTCGATTGTTGATAGAAAACAAGCTATTAAGACGGCTTGTCAATTGGCAGGTCCAAATGATATTATTCTAATTGCCGGAAAAGGACACGAAACCTATCAGGAAATTAATGGTGTTCGTCACGATTTTGACGATATGGAAATTGTAAAAGAAATTTTAGAACAACTCGATAAATAA